One window of Myxocyprinus asiaticus isolate MX2 ecotype Aquarium Trade chromosome 6, UBuf_Myxa_2, whole genome shotgun sequence genomic DNA carries:
- the LOC127442976 gene encoding gastrula zinc finger protein XlCGF7.1-like produces the protein MEAKEENQELNVMEEKPRQYPEPYKLIIGEKSVGFSQTKKNFSQKKTKHLRANKSFTCLHCGKSFTEKGSLKRHMRIHTGEKPYTCHQCGRSFTQAGNLTVHLRSHSGLKPFNCDQCGKNFTLASDLKMHQAIHANKNLYMCCGKSFSWLKSFKAHQKRHTNVKINVCSECGKAFANIYDFNVHQRIHTGEKPFKCSYCGKSFTISGHLKEHERIHTGEKPYHCTSCGKSFTNSGNLKAHERMHTGERPYHCTSCGKSYRFSSALLAHRKKYCSKLTQ, from the coding sequence ATGGAAGCAAAAGAGGAAAATCAGGAACTGAATGTCATGGAGGAGAAACCGCGTCAGTATCCGGAaccatataaattaataattggtGAAAAATCTGTTGGTTTTTCACAGACTAAGAAGaatttctcacaaaaaaaaactaaacatttgaGAGCAAATAAATCTTTCACCTGCCTTCATTGTGGAAAAAGTTTTACAGAGAAAGGAAGCCTTAagcgtcacatgagaattcacactggagagaagccatacacATGTCATCAGTGTGGAAGGAGTTTCACACAAGCAGGCAATCTCACAGTTCATCTACGCTCTCACTCTGGATTAAAgccatttaactgtgatcagtgtggCAAAAATTTTACATTGGCATCAGATCTAAAGATGCACCAGGCAATTCATGCAAATAAGAACCTTTACATGtgttgtggaaagagtttttcatGGCTGAAAAGTTTTAAAGCTCACCAGAAACGACATACCAATGTAAAAATTAATGTCTGCTCTGAGTGTGGTAAAGCCTTTGCTAATATCTATGATTTCAATGTGCATcaaagaatccatactggagaaaaacctttcaAGTGTTCatattgtggaaagagtttcactattTCAGGACACCTGAAagaacatgagagaatccatactggagagaagccataccactgcacttcatgtggaaagagtttcactaatTCGGGAAACCTGAAAGCACATGAAAGAATGCATACTGGAGAGAGGCCGTACCACTGCACATCGTGTGGGAAGAGTTACAGGTTCTCGAGTGCTCTATTGGCTCATAGAAAAAAATATTGCTCAAAGTTGACACAGTGA